In one Hymenobacter sp. DG25B genomic region, the following are encoded:
- a CDS encoding GIY-YIG nuclease family protein produces the protein MPYYVYILTNANHTVLYIGVTNNLLRRVHEHKTGTYPGFTKKYNVHKLLYWEQYTEIKTAIDREKQLKAGSRQKKLNLIQEFNPEWQELFDTLQ, from the coding sequence ATGCCCTACTATGTGTATATCCTGACCAACGCAAACCACACCGTGCTCTACATCGGCGTAACCAACAACCTGCTACGCCGGGTACACGAGCACAAAACGGGCACCTACCCAGGATTTACCAAAAAGTACAATGTGCATAAGCTGCTCTACTGGGAGCAGTACACCGAAATCAAAACCGCCATCGACCGGGAAAAACAGCTAAAAGCCGGCTCCCGCCAGAAAAAGCTGAATCTGATCCAGGAGTTCAATCCGGAGTGGCAGGAGCTGTTTGATACGCTGCAGTAA
- a CDS encoding M1 family metallopeptidase, translating into MTRKFLLLPVLLLSLTLTQAAQAQLMQPKATFTRADSLRGALTPLRTCYDINYYHLDVKLDVDNRSLSGSNLFRFTATQDFTRLQFDLFDNLKVEKVDYHGQSVPFTREANAVFVTFPQAIRQGAKDEFRVYYSGKPTVAKKAPWDGGLVFTKDAKGKPWVASACQGVGASIWWPTKDHQADEVDSMLISISVPKGLKDVSNGRLRKVTKLKGGYSRYDWFVDNPINNYDVALNVGDYQHFSDTFNGEKGKLTLDYWVLPENLSKAKTHFAANVKPMLKAFEYWFGPYPFYKDGFKLVDAPHLGMEHQSAVAYGNKYQNGYLGQDRSDTGYGLKWDFIIIHESGHEWFGNNITSKDIADMWIHEGFTTYTEAMFVEQQDGPVAAAAYIHGQRKWISNDQPIIGPYGVNKEGSGDMYPKGAAMLHMLRLTVNDDTKWRQILRGLGQQFYHQTVTTEQVIDYINQQSGQNLTPIFDQYLRHPNIPTLEVRFAPDGKPLARWIADEPAFDMPVRLRTKGGEYQRVKLTRKFQPLDVPGLNKDNLEVDTQNYYIGVLVE; encoded by the coding sequence ATGACCCGAAAATTTCTCCTGCTCCCCGTTCTGCTGCTGAGCCTGACTCTGACCCAGGCCGCCCAGGCCCAGCTGATGCAGCCCAAAGCCACCTTCACCCGCGCCGATTCTTTGCGCGGTGCCCTCACGCCGCTGCGCACCTGCTACGACATCAATTACTACCACCTGGATGTGAAGCTGGACGTGGACAACCGCTCCCTCAGCGGCTCCAACCTGTTCCGCTTCACGGCCACCCAGGACTTCACCAGGCTGCAGTTTGATCTGTTCGACAACCTGAAAGTGGAAAAGGTGGACTACCACGGGCAGTCGGTGCCGTTCACGCGGGAGGCCAACGCCGTGTTCGTGACGTTCCCGCAGGCTATCCGGCAGGGCGCTAAGGACGAGTTTCGGGTGTACTACTCGGGGAAACCCACCGTGGCCAAGAAAGCGCCCTGGGATGGGGGGCTGGTGTTTACCAAGGATGCCAAGGGCAAGCCGTGGGTGGCCTCGGCCTGCCAGGGCGTGGGCGCCAGCATCTGGTGGCCCACCAAAGACCACCAGGCCGATGAGGTAGATTCCATGCTCATCAGCATCTCGGTGCCCAAGGGCCTGAAGGATGTTTCCAACGGCCGCCTGCGCAAGGTTACCAAGCTGAAAGGCGGCTACTCGCGCTACGACTGGTTTGTGGACAACCCCATCAACAACTACGATGTGGCCCTGAACGTGGGCGACTACCAACATTTCTCCGACACCTTCAATGGCGAGAAAGGCAAGCTCACGCTGGATTACTGGGTGCTGCCCGAGAACCTCAGCAAAGCCAAAACCCACTTTGCCGCCAACGTAAAGCCCATGCTGAAGGCGTTTGAGTACTGGTTTGGGCCGTACCCGTTTTACAAGGATGGCTTTAAGCTGGTAGATGCCCCGCACCTGGGTATGGAGCACCAGAGCGCCGTGGCCTACGGCAATAAATACCAGAACGGCTACCTCGGCCAGGACCGTTCCGATACCGGCTACGGCCTGAAGTGGGACTTTATCATCATCCACGAAAGCGGCCACGAGTGGTTCGGCAACAACATTACCAGCAAGGATATTGCTGATATGTGGATTCATGAAGGCTTTACCACCTACACCGAGGCCATGTTTGTGGAGCAGCAGGATGGCCCCGTGGCCGCTGCGGCCTACATTCACGGCCAGCGCAAATGGATCAGCAACGACCAGCCCATCATTGGGCCATACGGGGTAAACAAGGAAGGCTCCGGCGACATGTACCCCAAAGGCGCGGCTATGCTCCACATGCTGCGCCTCACGGTGAACGACGACACCAAATGGCGGCAGATCCTGCGCGGCCTGGGTCAGCAGTTCTATCACCAGACCGTAACGACGGAGCAGGTTATCGACTACATCAACCAGCAGAGCGGCCAGAACCTCACGCCCATTTTCGACCAGTACCTGCGCCACCCCAACATTCCTACGCTGGAAGTGCGCTTCGCCCCCGATGGCAAGCCCCTGGCCCGCTGGATTGCCGATGAGCCGGCCTTCGATATGCCCGTGCGCCTGCGCACCAAAGGCGGCGAGTACCAGCGCGTGAAGCTCACCCGCAAATTCCAGCCCCTGGATGTACCCGGCCTCAACAAAGACAACCTGGAAGTCGATACCCAGAACTACTACATCGGGGTGCTGGTAGAGTAG
- the yedA gene encoding drug/metabolite exporter YedA has translation MSRPARASFLLAFAALYIIWGSTYLGIRFAIDSIPPLLMAGTRYALAGALLYSFMRLRGAPAPTAQGWLHAVVIGVCLLGFGNGGVTLGEQYIPTGLAALLVATVPMFLALLGWLSGISARPTAWVTLGLGCGLAGVYLLARTPGASHVAIPGHEGIGIACVLTAALVWAIGSLYSKKKQPASSPFVSGGMQMLCGGLAMIVVGLLRGEATGFHVAAITTKSWIAYAYLVTFGSIVAFTAYIWLLRHVEPALAGTYAFVNPVVAVLLGWAFAGETLNAQMLGGAALIVIAVVLVVLGGRRKAPARPLEASRVA, from the coding sequence ATGTCTCGTCCGGCTCGCGCCTCCTTTCTACTGGCTTTTGCCGCTCTTTATATCATCTGGGGGTCTACCTATCTGGGCATCCGCTTCGCTATTGATTCCATTCCGCCCCTGCTGATGGCCGGCACGCGCTATGCCCTGGCCGGCGCGCTGCTCTACAGCTTTATGCGGCTGCGCGGCGCCCCGGCGCCCACCGCCCAAGGCTGGCTGCACGCAGTGGTTATCGGGGTGTGTCTGCTGGGCTTCGGCAATGGTGGCGTAACCCTGGGCGAGCAGTATATTCCTACGGGGCTGGCGGCGCTGCTGGTAGCCACGGTACCTATGTTTCTGGCCCTGCTGGGCTGGCTGAGCGGTATTTCGGCAAGGCCCACGGCCTGGGTAACGCTGGGGCTGGGCTGCGGACTGGCGGGCGTGTACCTGCTGGCGCGTACGCCCGGCGCCTCGCACGTAGCCATTCCCGGCCACGAGGGCATTGGCATTGCCTGCGTGCTCACGGCCGCGCTGGTGTGGGCCATTGGCTCGCTCTACTCCAAGAAAAAGCAGCCCGCCTCCTCCCCCTTCGTGTCGGGAGGGATGCAGATGCTGTGCGGTGGCCTGGCCATGATTGTGGTGGGCCTGTTGCGCGGCGAGGCTACGGGCTTTCACGTGGCGGCTATTACTACCAAGTCGTGGATAGCCTATGCTTACCTGGTTACGTTTGGCTCCATTGTGGCCTTCACGGCCTACATCTGGCTGCTGCGCCACGTAGAGCCCGCCTTGGCCGGCACCTATGCCTTTGTAAACCCCGTAGTGGCCGTGCTGCTGGGCTGGGCTTTTGCGGGCGAAACCCTGAATGCCCAGATGCTGGGCGGGGCCGCGCTGATTGTCATTGCCGTAGTGCTGGTGGTATTAGGTGGCCGCCGAAAGGCTCCCGCGCGTCCGCTGGAAGCTTCCCGGGTGGCCTAA
- a CDS encoding universal stress protein, with the protein MKTILIPLTLTASDEYALAYANKLAVRWRANLVLLFCQPGPALSSTDEDALLTRMQNHVERMRYQQLVRQDARRLHYHFRALAGTLPEHIAEVVSQSAADLVVMGLEHTHCPAKAMTDTHPVRVSSLVRCPVLVVPPGRRPLPTRLVFATDFTQLSLSALPRLSALADALPGQMELVQVYGREQRQNMAGFKRALAASRRQLTWPQVNVQLLEDDDMVEGISEYCAHVQAQLLILAPTDEAQLCRFFDTCHTTTLAYHQQIPVLLLRANPATPAVHCCARCASRMALPEMQTTIPLSAAGFTLG; encoded by the coding sequence ATGAAAACCATTCTCATTCCCCTGACGCTCACGGCCTCCGACGAATATGCCTTGGCTTACGCCAATAAGCTGGCTGTGCGGTGGCGCGCCAACCTGGTACTGCTGTTTTGCCAGCCCGGCCCCGCGCTTTCCAGCACCGACGAAGATGCCCTGCTCACCCGCATGCAAAACCACGTGGAGCGCATGCGCTACCAGCAGCTGGTGCGTCAGGATGCCCGGCGCCTGCACTACCATTTCCGGGCTCTGGCCGGCACCCTGCCTGAGCATATTGCGGAGGTGGTAAGCCAGAGCGCCGCCGATTTGGTAGTGATGGGTCTGGAGCACACGCATTGCCCCGCCAAGGCCATGACGGATACGCACCCCGTGCGCGTAAGCTCCCTGGTGCGCTGCCCGGTGCTGGTGGTGCCGCCCGGCCGGCGGCCCCTGCCTACGCGCCTGGTATTTGCCACTGATTTCACCCAGCTGAGCCTGAGCGCCCTGCCCCGCCTTTCGGCCCTGGCCGATGCCCTGCCCGGACAAATGGAATTGGTGCAGGTGTATGGCCGGGAGCAGCGCCAGAATATGGCGGGCTTTAAGCGGGCACTAGCCGCCAGCCGCCGTCAGCTGACGTGGCCGCAGGTTAATGTGCAGCTGTTGGAAGATGATGATATGGTAGAAGGCATCAGCGAGTACTGCGCCCACGTGCAGGCCCAGCTTCTTATTCTGGCCCCCACGGACGAGGCTCAGCTTTGCCGCTTCTTCGATACCTGCCACACCACCACGCTGGCCTACCACCAGCAGATTCCGGTACTGCTGCTGCGCGCCAATCCGGCTACGCCCGCGGTGCACTGCTGTGCCCGCTGCGCCTCCCGCATGGCCCTTCCGGAAATGCAAACAACTATTCCCCTTTCCGCGGCCGGCTTTACTTTGGGCTAG
- a CDS encoding sulfite exporter TauE/SafE family protein, whose translation MLWAGFLFGLLGSFHCVGMCGAIALALPGQNNPVGWRYVRGRVLYNLGRVTTYTLLGALAGLAGQSLRLAGWQQGLSIASGLLILLLVAVPERYTGRAAEVLGLSRVLAAVKNRLVYYFQQPTARALYTTGLLNGLLPCGMVYLALAGAISAPGVPGAMLYMALFGLGTVPLMLALSLTGRLVPLQWRARLRAAVPVGATLMAALFILRGLGLGIPYVSPALSQPATAITTTVAAQPLTVHQCR comes from the coding sequence ATGCTCTGGGCTGGTTTCTTATTCGGGTTGCTGGGTAGCTTTCACTGCGTGGGCATGTGCGGAGCTATTGCGCTGGCGCTGCCGGGCCAGAACAACCCGGTGGGCTGGCGCTATGTGCGGGGCCGGGTGCTTTACAACCTGGGCCGCGTAACTACTTACACCCTGCTGGGGGCCCTGGCCGGCCTAGCAGGCCAGAGCCTGCGCCTGGCCGGCTGGCAGCAGGGCTTGTCCATTGCCTCGGGCCTGCTGATTCTGCTGCTGGTGGCCGTGCCGGAGCGCTACACCGGTCGCGCGGCCGAGGTGCTGGGGTTGAGCCGGGTGCTGGCCGCCGTGAAAAATCGGTTGGTTTACTACTTCCAGCAGCCCACCGCCCGCGCCCTCTACACCACCGGCCTTCTCAATGGCCTGCTGCCCTGCGGCATGGTGTATCTGGCATTGGCCGGGGCCATTAGCGCGCCGGGTGTGCCGGGCGCTATGCTGTATATGGCTTTGTTTGGGCTGGGTACAGTGCCCCTGATGCTGGCGCTGTCTTTAACGGGGCGGCTGGTGCCGCTGCAGTGGCGCGCCCGGTTGCGGGCGGCGGTGCCGGTGGGCGCTACGCTTATGGCGGCTCTGTTTATTCTGCGCGGGCTGGGACTGGGTATCCCTTATGTAAGCCCGGCGCTCAGCCAGCCTGCTACTGCCATTACCACTACAGTTGCCGCGCAGCCGCTCACGGTGCATCAGTGCCGGTAA
- a CDS encoding FixH family protein, translated as MVTPAPQKRTLWPYAIIAAFVLFAGYIGYMVQQAMRTQVDLVSTDYYQQELAYQQRMESVARTAALPAPVQVAYDAATQRITLQLPEALARQTVQGTLHFFRPSDQKLDFKLPFTPAGKPARQQLSTSKLQPGLWRLRVEFTAGGQQYFLEKELSI; from the coding sequence ATGGTTACTCCCGCCCCTCAAAAACGCACCCTCTGGCCCTACGCTATTATTGCGGCCTTCGTGCTGTTTGCCGGCTACATTGGCTACATGGTGCAGCAGGCCATGCGCACGCAGGTAGACCTGGTCAGCACCGACTACTACCAGCAGGAGCTGGCCTACCAGCAGCGCATGGAGTCAGTAGCGCGCACGGCGGCTTTGCCCGCGCCGGTGCAGGTGGCCTACGATGCCGCTACCCAGCGCATCACGCTGCAGCTGCCGGAGGCTTTGGCCAGGCAAACGGTGCAGGGCACGCTGCACTTCTTCCGGCCTTCCGATCAGAAGCTGGATTTTAAGCTGCCCTTCACGCCCGCGGGCAAGCCGGCACGGCAGCAGCTGAGCACCAGTAAGCTGCAACCCGGTCTGTGGCGGCTGCGGGTAGAGTTTACGGCCGGTGGCCAGCAGTATTTCCTGGAGAAGGAGCTTTCCATCTGA
- the ccoG gene encoding cytochrome c oxidase accessory protein CcoG, producing MSVTTFQPNDDFRDTISTVDAEGKRVWLYPKKPSGPLYRARKWISYALLALLFVGPWLRFQELPLLMLNLPERKFIIFGQIFWPQDFFILLVGALAFLLFIILFTIVYGRIFCGWVCPQTIFLEFVFRRIEYWIEGDAPQQKALDRADWTWNKIWRKTTKHALFLLISFLIANTFLAYIIGSDALVKIITDPLTAHLGGLASMVVFTGVFYAVFAKFREQVCTIACPYGRLQGVLLDKDSLVVAYDYKRGEPREKLRKNQERTAGDCIDCYQCVQVCPTGIDIRNGAQQLECTNCTACIDACNNIMAMIDLPKGLIRHASENDIANGTRFRLTGRMKALSAVLVVLLMGLTFLLVSRSNVQATVLRTPGQLFQKTERGTISNLYNISVINKTNHPYPITLKVLEPAGGTISLVGKDGLTLPAQGLTEGVFFAELPKSALHATNQKIRIGVFSGDKLITETNTKFLGPPQ from the coding sequence ATGTCCGTTACCACTTTTCAACCCAACGACGACTTTCGCGACACCATCTCCACGGTAGATGCGGAGGGCAAGCGTGTGTGGCTGTATCCGAAGAAGCCCAGCGGCCCGCTGTACCGCGCCCGCAAGTGGATTAGCTACGCCCTGCTGGCCCTGCTGTTTGTGGGCCCCTGGCTGCGCTTTCAGGAGCTGCCGCTGCTGATGCTGAACCTGCCCGAGCGGAAGTTCATCATCTTCGGACAGATCTTCTGGCCCCAGGATTTCTTTATTCTGCTGGTGGGCGCGCTGGCATTCCTGCTGTTCATTATTCTGTTTACGATAGTGTACGGCCGCATTTTCTGCGGCTGGGTGTGCCCCCAAACTATCTTTCTGGAGTTTGTTTTCCGCCGCATAGAGTACTGGATTGAAGGCGACGCACCCCAGCAGAAAGCCCTGGACCGCGCCGACTGGACCTGGAATAAAATCTGGCGCAAAACCACCAAGCACGCGCTGTTTCTGCTGATTTCGTTTCTGATTGCCAACACCTTCCTGGCCTACATTATTGGGTCTGATGCGCTGGTGAAGATCATTACCGATCCGCTGACGGCGCACCTGGGCGGCCTGGCCTCCATGGTGGTGTTCACGGGCGTTTTTTACGCGGTGTTTGCCAAGTTTCGGGAGCAGGTGTGCACCATTGCCTGCCCCTACGGCCGCCTGCAGGGCGTGCTACTTGATAAAGACAGCCTGGTAGTAGCCTATGACTACAAGCGCGGCGAGCCCCGCGAGAAGCTGCGCAAAAACCAGGAGCGCACCGCCGGCGACTGTATCGACTGCTACCAGTGCGTGCAGGTTTGCCCCACCGGCATTGATATCCGCAACGGCGCCCAGCAGCTGGAATGCACTAACTGCACGGCCTGCATCGATGCCTGCAACAACATCATGGCCATGATTGATCTGCCGAAAGGGCTGATCCGCCATGCCTCGGAAAACGACATTGCCAACGGCACCAGGTTCCGCCTCACCGGCCGCATGAAAGCCCTTTCGGCGGTGCTGGTAGTGTTGCTGATGGGCCTCACGTTCCTGCTGGTGTCGCGCTCCAACGTGCAGGCCACGGTGCTCCGCACGCCGGGCCAGCTGTTCCAGAAAACGGAGCGGGGCACTATTTCCAACCTGTACAATATCTCCGTCATCAACAAAACCAACCATCCGTACCCCATCACTCTGAAGGTGCTGGAACCCGCCGGCGGTACTATTTCTCTGGTGGGCAAAGATGGCCTCACGCTGCCGGCCCAGGGCCTGACGGAAGGCGTGTTTTTTGCCGAGCTGCCGAAGTCGGCGCTGCACGCCACCAACCAGAAAATCCGCATCGGGGTGTTTAGCGGCGACAAGCTGATTACGGAAACCAATACCAAATTTCTGGGCCCGCCGCAGTAG
- a CDS encoding cbb3-type cytochrome c oxidase N-terminal domain-containing protein produces MITSKLTSRWPLAAALLLQAGTALAQAPAEAAAAPAKPAGPDTQVMLFWFLLSTLLLVLLVFVLLFTMIVVKMKPQLRKLYELPTVHDTWSGKVVGLLIGDTALVVGKNKDELMGHDYDGITEFDNDLPPWWKYGFYVTILFAVAYMGYYHVANAGQLQLAEYETEMRQATLLVSADNDDPNKLTTYTALKTPADLDAGKTIFATNCAPCHGPNAEGKVGPNLTDEYWLHGGDINHVYKTIKFGVTSKGMVAWKGKLASKQILQVSSYIESLKGSKPANAKEPQGEKEL; encoded by the coding sequence ATGATAACTTCTAAACTGACTTCCCGCTGGCCCCTGGCCGCTGCTCTGCTGCTGCAGGCCGGCACAGCCCTGGCGCAGGCTCCGGCCGAAGCGGCGGCCGCTCCGGCCAAACCTGCCGGACCCGACACGCAGGTGATGCTGTTCTGGTTTTTGCTGAGCACGCTGCTGCTGGTGCTCCTGGTGTTTGTGCTGCTCTTCACGATGATAGTAGTGAAGATGAAGCCCCAGCTGCGCAAGCTCTACGAGCTGCCCACCGTGCACGACACCTGGAGCGGCAAAGTAGTAGGCCTGCTCATCGGCGACACGGCCCTGGTAGTGGGCAAGAACAAGGACGAGCTGATGGGCCACGACTACGACGGCATCACGGAGTTCGACAACGACCTGCCGCCGTGGTGGAAATACGGCTTCTACGTGACTATTCTGTTTGCCGTGGCCTATATGGGCTACTACCACGTGGCCAATGCCGGGCAGCTGCAGCTGGCCGAGTACGAAACCGAAATGCGCCAGGCCACGCTGCTGGTATCCGCCGACAACGACGACCCCAACAAGCTGACCACCTACACAGCCCTGAAAACTCCGGCCGATCTGGATGCCGGTAAAACCATCTTCGCCACTAACTGCGCGCCCTGCCACGGCCCCAATGCCGAGGGCAAAGTAGGCCCCAACCTGACCGACGAATACTGGCTGCATGGCGGCGACATCAACCACGTGTACAAGACCATCAAGTTCGGCGTCACCAGCAAAGGCATGGTGGCCTGGAAGGGTAAGCTGGCCAGCAAGCAGATTCTGCAGGTGTCTTCTTACATCGAGAGCCTCAAAGGTTCGAAACCCGCCAACGCTAAAGAGCCCCAGGGCGAAAAAGAGCTTTAA